The following coding sequences are from one Roseburia hominis A2-183 window:
- a CDS encoding type 2 periplasmic-binding domain-containing protein — protein MKKKIISALLCASMVASMAAGCGSSDTADTTTTDNTASTPATEAAPAADAGTEAATDATASDEGKVLNIYCWNEEFKSRLEDHYPGYTIVDGTTGTIGDVTVKWNITPNDDNAYQNNLDATLLKQADAAADDKIDLFLVEADYALKYVDTDYTMAVKDLGITDADLADQYQYTKDIVTDSNGVLKGVSWQGCPGVLFYNREAAKEVLGSDDPADVQEYVKDWDTFNDTAAKLKDAGYKITSSANDSYRVYSNNVSSKWVTDGKITIDDNIMKWVDDSKELVDAGETSTAELWSDDWKKGFYPEGKVFCYFGPAWLVNFSMAAEDEGSIANLGGWGATQGPQGFFWGGTWICAANGTDNPSLVKDIMLQMTTNADIMKDIVVADDDFVNNKTTMEAMAEDTSYSSKVLGGQNPLAMYCAGVDGLDLSNLSAYDQGCNEEFQNAMKNYFEGNATKDEALDLFYKAVEEKYPELTH, from the coding sequence ATGAAGAAGAAAATCATTAGCGCACTCTTATGTGCATCCATGGTAGCATCCATGGCAGCAGGATGTGGATCATCCGACACAGCAGACACGACGACAACAGACAACACAGCATCAACTCCTGCAACAGAGGCAGCACCTGCAGCAGATGCAGGCACAGAGGCAGCTACAGATGCAACAGCATCCGATGAAGGCAAAGTCCTCAACATCTACTGCTGGAATGAGGAGTTTAAGTCCAGACTGGAAGATCATTATCCGGGCTACACCATCGTAGACGGAACCACAGGAACCATCGGTGATGTAACCGTAAAATGGAACATCACACCGAACGATGACAACGCATACCAGAATAACCTGGATGCTACCTTATTAAAGCAGGCAGATGCAGCAGCTGATGACAAGATCGATCTGTTCCTTGTAGAGGCTGATTACGCATTGAAATATGTAGATACCGATTACACGATGGCTGTGAAGGATCTCGGCATCACAGATGCAGATCTGGCAGATCAGTATCAGTACACCAAGGATATCGTTACCGATTCCAACGGCGTATTAAAGGGTGTATCGTGGCAGGGCTGCCCGGGCGTATTATTCTACAACCGCGAAGCAGCAAAGGAAGTTCTCGGATCTGATGATCCTGCAGATGTACAGGAATATGTAAAAGACTGGGATACTTTCAATGACACAGCAGCAAAATTAAAAGATGCCGGTTACAAGATCACATCTTCCGCAAACGATTCTTACCGTGTATACTCTAACAACGTATCTTCCAAGTGGGTTACAGACGGCAAGATCACGATCGATGACAACATCATGAAATGGGTTGACGATTCCAAGGAGCTTGTAGATGCAGGCGAGACCAGCACAGCAGAGCTTTGGAGCGATGACTGGAAGAAAGGCTTCTATCCGGAAGGAAAGGTATTCTGCTACTTTGGACCGGCCTGGTTAGTAAACTTCTCCATGGCAGCTGAGGACGAAGGCAGTATCGCAAACCTCGGCGGATGGGGCGCAACACAGGGACCGCAGGGATTCTTCTGGGGTGGTACATGGATCTGTGCAGCAAACGGAACAGATAACCCAAGCCTTGTAAAAGATATCATGCTTCAGATGACAACCAACGCTGATATCATGAAGGATATCGTTGTTGCAGATGATGACTTTGTAAACAACAAGACCACAATGGAAGCTATGGCAGAAGACACCAGCTACTCCAGCAAGGTATTAGGCGGACAGAATCCGTTAGCTATGTACTGCGCAGGTGTTGACGGTCTTGACTTAAGCAACCTTTCCGCATATGACCAGGGCTGCAACGAGGAGTTCCAGAACGCAATGAAGAACTACTTCGAGGGCAACGCAACGAAGGATGAGGCACTGGATCTGTTCTACAAGGCAGTAGAGGAGAAATATCCGGAACTGACACACTAA
- a CDS encoding putative bifunctional diguanylate cyclase/phosphodiesterase → MKAEVAHFTTEQMVDMVGLLSPCMDDYLYVCDFKEDYYQISPNAVKRFCLPADHFHNVVEMHRQVVYPDDLDLLLVELELLSTGRKVFHNLHYRWMGKNHETIWINCRGRVLSDPEDGSPRYLVGCINEIGAKQKADNVSGLLGEYSLKIFYESRSPKLPQGFLLRIGIDDFKNINESHGNEYGDYILRRTAQCIEENIGPEQSLFHIVADEFAVVDFSGGSVQQAEDLFHEIKKSIYAFIEQNQYKAVYTVSGGIVKNGDVDNSFENAMKLSEFALSEAKERGKNSCYVFEEEEYEDYLKSRTLLRQLHHAVNNGFEGFEAYFQPLVNAANGELTGAETLLRFHSPEGGMVSPGEFIPILEESGLIIPVGRWVLRQALDACREWQKILPEFKVNVNLSYVQVLKSRVLTDVRRIVDEFGVKPSSVCIELTESGYLEENERFDKVWNGLKEYGVLLALDDFGTGYSNLRCLSDLKPAYIKIDRSFTLKALNREYEYRLLNHIVEMSHSLGLHVCVEGIETEGELTKAKQTEPDYIQGFLFGKPCSRAEFTQKFFTKQAG, encoded by the coding sequence ATGAAGGCGGAAGTGGCGCATTTTACGACGGAACAAATGGTTGATATGGTAGGGCTTTTAAGCCCTTGTATGGATGATTACTTGTATGTGTGTGATTTTAAGGAAGATTATTACCAGATTTCACCGAATGCGGTGAAGCGTTTTTGTCTGCCGGCAGATCATTTTCACAATGTAGTGGAAATGCACAGACAGGTTGTATATCCGGATGATCTTGATTTGCTGCTGGTAGAGCTGGAGCTTCTCTCCACGGGCAGGAAAGTATTCCACAATCTGCACTATCGCTGGATGGGGAAGAATCATGAAACGATCTGGATCAACTGCAGGGGCAGAGTATTGAGCGATCCGGAGGATGGATCACCCAGATACCTTGTGGGCTGCATCAATGAGATCGGGGCAAAACAGAAGGCGGACAATGTCAGCGGCCTGTTGGGAGAATATAGTCTGAAGATTTTTTATGAGAGCCGCAGTCCAAAGCTGCCACAGGGATTTTTGCTCAGAATCGGCATCGATGATTTCAAGAACATCAACGAGAGCCACGGCAACGAATACGGAGATTATATTTTAAGAAGAACGGCACAGTGTATTGAGGAAAATATAGGCCCGGAACAGAGCCTGTTCCATATTGTGGCGGATGAGTTCGCAGTTGTGGATTTTTCCGGCGGCAGTGTGCAGCAGGCCGAAGATCTTTTCCATGAGATCAAGAAATCCATCTACGCATTTATTGAGCAGAACCAGTACAAAGCGGTGTATACGGTGTCCGGAGGTATCGTGAAGAACGGCGATGTGGACAATTCCTTTGAAAATGCCATGAAGCTTTCGGAGTTTGCACTCAGCGAGGCGAAGGAGCGCGGAAAAAACAGCTGCTATGTATTTGAGGAGGAGGAATACGAAGATTATCTGAAAAGCCGCACACTGCTGCGGCAGCTGCATCATGCGGTAAATAATGGATTTGAGGGATTTGAGGCATATTTCCAGCCGTTGGTAAATGCTGCAAACGGTGAACTGACCGGGGCGGAGACGCTGCTCCGCTTCCATTCACCGGAGGGTGGGATGGTATCGCCCGGCGAATTTATCCCGATTCTCGAAGAATCCGGTCTGATTATTCCGGTCGGCAGGTGGGTGCTGCGCCAGGCGCTGGATGCATGCAGGGAATGGCAGAAGATTCTTCCGGAGTTCAAGGTGAATGTTAACCTGTCCTATGTGCAGGTGTTAAAGAGCCGTGTTCTCACGGATGTGCGCAGGATTGTTGATGAGTTCGGAGTCAAGCCGTCGAGTGTCTGCATCGAGCTGACAGAGAGCGGTTATCTGGAGGAGAATGAGCGCTTTGACAAAGTCTGGAACGGACTCAAAGAATACGGTGTATTGCTGGCACTGGATGATTTTGGCACAGGATATTCCAACCTGCGTTGTTTAAGCGATTTAAAGCCTGCATATATTAAGATTGACCGGTCGTTCACATTAAAAGCGCTGAACCGTGAATATGAGTACCGGCTTTTAAATCATATCGTGGAGATGTCCCACAGCCTGGGGCTTCACGTATGCGTTGAGGGAATCGAGACAGAGGGCGAACTTACAAAGGCAAAACAGACAGAGCCGGATTATATACAGGGGTTTCTGTTCGGAAAACCTTGCAGCAGGGCGGAATTCACACAGAAGTTCTTCACAAAACAGGCCGGATAA
- a CDS encoding carbohydrate ABC transporter permease — protein METREVHKGMNIHTRRAIAYVVLTIISFFCLFWFYILFVNATRSNGQLQSGFTLAPSSHLLENWKNLLAGTLPVWNGMLNSIIVAGLSALVSVYFSTMTAYAIHAYDFGLKKFIYPFILMIMMIPTQVTALGFVQLVGKMHLEDSFIPLIVPTIAAPVTFFYMKQYMESALPLSLIEAARIDGSGEFHTFNQIVLPLMKPAIAVQAIFTFVSSWNNYFTPALILHDDKKKTLPILIAQLRAADWLKFDMGQVYVMIAFSIFPVIVVYLILSKHIVQGVALGSVKG, from the coding sequence ATGGAAACAAGAGAAGTACATAAAGGAATGAATATTCATACAAGAAGAGCCATTGCATATGTGGTATTGACGATTATTTCGTTTTTCTGTCTGTTCTGGTTCTACATCCTGTTTGTGAATGCAACGAGATCAAACGGACAGCTGCAGTCCGGATTCACACTGGCACCGAGCTCGCATCTTCTGGAGAACTGGAAGAATCTGCTCGCGGGAACACTTCCGGTATGGAACGGTATGTTAAACAGTATTATCGTAGCAGGCTTAAGCGCACTGGTTTCGGTCTACTTTTCAACCATGACGGCTTACGCGATTCATGCATATGATTTCGGACTGAAAAAGTTCATCTATCCGTTCATCCTGATGATCATGATGATCCCGACACAGGTAACGGCACTTGGATTCGTACAGCTGGTTGGAAAGATGCATCTGGAGGATTCCTTTATTCCTCTGATTGTGCCGACGATCGCAGCACCGGTTACATTTTTCTACATGAAACAGTACATGGAAAGCGCTCTGCCGCTGTCCCTCATCGAGGCGGCGCGTATCGACGGCTCCGGCGAGTTCCATACCTTTAATCAGATCGTACTTCCGCTGATGAAACCGGCGATTGCGGTTCAGGCGATCTTCACATTCGTAAGCAGCTGGAACAATTACTTTACACCGGCATTGATTTTACACGATGACAAGAAGAAAACCCTCCCAATCCTGATCGCGCAGCTTCGTGCGGCAGACTGGCTGAAGTTCGATATGGGGCAGGTGTACGTCATGATCGCGTTCTCCATATTCCCGGTTATCGTTGTATATCTGATCCTCTCCAAACACATTGTGCAGGGTGTTGCCCTCGGAAGTGTGAAGGGTTAA
- a CDS encoding TetR/AcrR family transcriptional regulator produces MNGRYENGALPEKVRLLYEAVLAMVTDGWDINRMKVSDITAQAGIGKGTAYEYFSSKEEIIANAVLYDVEMRLAHVLEITKGEGDFAGKFVQILTYMEEVFAKRQAFCLLVRIGTGSYEVSESMRRECEKRQQALGCHLADRIVESLMCQGVSEGTIGETNPYLQKLAFVAQMTAFAGYLVDLEKGEKMAVSREEAKRFVYEALVKSLN; encoded by the coding sequence ATGAATGGGAGATATGAAAACGGGGCACTGCCGGAGAAAGTGCGGCTGCTGTACGAGGCGGTGCTTGCCATGGTAACCGACGGCTGGGATATCAACCGCATGAAGGTGTCGGACATCACGGCGCAGGCGGGGATCGGCAAAGGAACAGCGTACGAGTATTTTTCCTCCAAGGAGGAGATCATTGCGAATGCGGTCCTCTACGATGTGGAGATGCGGCTTGCGCACGTACTGGAAATCACCAAAGGTGAGGGAGATTTTGCAGGAAAATTTGTACAGATTCTTACTTATATGGAAGAGGTGTTCGCGAAGCGACAGGCGTTCTGTCTTCTGGTACGGATCGGAACTGGTTCGTATGAGGTCTCTGAGTCCATGCGCAGGGAATGTGAAAAGAGACAGCAGGCTCTGGGCTGCCATCTGGCGGATAGGATTGTGGAGTCCCTGATGTGCCAGGGCGTGTCGGAAGGCACGATCGGGGAGACGAATCCGTACTTGCAGAAGCTGGCGTTCGTGGCGCAGATGACAGCGTTTGCAGGATACCTGGTCGATCTGGAAAAAGGAGAGAAGATGGCGGTAAGCAGGGAAGAGGCGAAGCGCTTTGTCTATGAGGCGCTGGTGAAGAGTCTGAACTAA
- a CDS encoding efflux RND transporter permease subunit, whose protein sequence is MISKFSVKRPYTVIVGVILVIVLGVVSFTRMTTDLLPDMNLPYALVITTDVGASPEEVETDVTAPVEASMATTSSIKNVSSVSYDNYSMVILEYEQSANMDSILIEIQQKLDQLEGSFSDSVGKPMIMQIDPDMMPVMVASADVEGMDESEVSSYVENEFSPALESVEGVASVSATGVLEESVQVTMDQDKIDALNDKIQEKIEEQFADAQKELDDASAELENGEKKLESGKSELANQVSAAANQIENGKIQAYVGASELKTNMTMMTEAKKIMEKAIPALQQLYNDGIAARQQLEALKNMLTPEQQEAIAAGSAQIEQQANAQLATINESIAAWGQQLESLGIKVQTLDDLPYAIADMTQKLAEINTGIATMQEAQKQVDAGKIALDEASAQLTKNQIEGILQLSEATAQLADAKNQLAQGQSQLDAAKDSAKESADLDQILTVDMLGNLLAAQNFSMPAGYVGEGENRYMVRVGDKLDSVDELKQVVLIDLGLDGIGPVCLSDVAAVELVNNAGESYSKVNGNPAIMLSIEKQTGYSTGDVTKRIQQKLKAMEADNPALHTAILMNQGIYIDIIVQSVLENMIVGALLSVIVLILFLKDIRPTLVIACSIPLSVIFAVVLMYFSNISLNIISLSGLALGIGMLVDNSIVVIENIYRLRSEGYSIKKAAVEGAGGVTGAIIASTLTTVCVFVPIVFTEGITRQLFVDIALTITFTLTASLIVALTFVPMMAAGLLKNPKEVRHAFFEKVQQGYAKLLELALRFKPVVFIGVTVLLVTSALAAYSRGFSFMDMNMETDQLTVTVAAKEDEKLTFEELCERADEVTEKIAGIDGVETIGAIAGGDSALMSMGGSSDSVTMYLLLDENSSVTAGEITAQIAELTKDMDCQVDTDNSASDMSSFLGSGITVQIKGSDLGTLQELAGKVAGVVEAQEGTVDVDDGLDNTTQSYTIHVDKEKAAEYGMTTAQVFQLVYAKLASQTAVTAISAGVQDYEVYVRSEEQANVTLDDIKNLTFSYEDKMAQLSSTGSNGEKETDEKLSEDTKDTGDAKDIEDTEDTGDTGDTVKEIPLTEIATFEAGSSLNAVSRDSQTRYISVTAGVDDTHNVTLVANALMKELNKIDLPEGYSIEMTGEDEMIADAMQQLYLMLILAVVFIYLIMVAQFQSFLSPFIIMFTIPLAFTGGLFALFFTGNEISVVAMIGFVMLAGIIVNNGIVMVDYINQLRRGGMTKKEAILNSAKTRLRPILMTALTTILSMSTMALGLGDGSEMMQPMAIVTEGGLIYGTLLTLFVVPCIYDAFNREKNMVEEEL, encoded by the coding sequence GTGATTTCAAAATTTAGTGTAAAAAGACCGTACACTGTCATTGTGGGTGTAATCCTGGTGATCGTTCTGGGAGTGGTGTCATTTACCAGAATGACGACTGATCTGCTGCCGGATATGAACCTGCCCTATGCGCTGGTAATTACAACGGATGTGGGCGCGAGCCCGGAGGAGGTTGAGACGGATGTGACGGCACCGGTTGAAGCCTCCATGGCGACGACATCCAGCATCAAAAACGTGAGCTCCGTATCGTACGACAACTATTCCATGGTTATTCTGGAATACGAGCAGAGCGCCAACATGGATTCCATTCTGATTGAGATCCAGCAGAAGCTGGACCAGCTGGAGGGAAGTTTTTCAGACAGCGTCGGAAAGCCGATGATTATGCAGATCGACCCGGATATGATGCCGGTCATGGTGGCGTCGGCGGATGTGGAAGGCATGGATGAGTCAGAGGTGTCTTCCTATGTGGAAAATGAATTTTCACCGGCACTCGAGAGCGTGGAGGGTGTGGCTTCGGTAAGCGCTACCGGCGTGCTTGAGGAATCCGTGCAGGTGACCATGGATCAGGACAAAATCGATGCTCTGAATGATAAGATTCAGGAAAAGATCGAGGAACAGTTTGCAGATGCGCAGAAGGAACTGGATGATGCATCCGCAGAGCTGGAAAATGGCGAGAAAAAGCTGGAGAGTGGCAAGAGCGAACTGGCAAACCAGGTCAGTGCCGCAGCCAATCAGATTGAAAATGGAAAGATTCAGGCGTATGTCGGCGCATCAGAATTAAAGACGAATATGACCATGATGACTGAGGCAAAAAAGATCATGGAGAAGGCAATTCCGGCACTGCAGCAGCTTTATAATGATGGAATTGCAGCCAGACAGCAGCTGGAAGCGCTGAAGAATATGCTGACACCGGAACAGCAGGAGGCGATTGCGGCAGGCAGCGCACAGATCGAGCAGCAGGCAAATGCACAGCTTGCAACAATCAATGAATCGATCGCCGCATGGGGACAGCAGCTGGAGAGCCTTGGCATCAAAGTACAGACACTCGATGATCTGCCCTATGCAATCGCAGATATGACGCAGAAGCTTGCCGAGATCAATACGGGAATTGCGACCATGCAGGAGGCGCAAAAACAGGTGGACGCAGGTAAAATTGCGCTGGATGAAGCCTCCGCGCAGCTGACGAAGAACCAGATTGAGGGAATCCTGCAGCTGAGCGAGGCGACAGCGCAGCTTGCCGATGCAAAGAATCAGCTGGCGCAGGGACAGAGCCAGCTGGATGCGGCAAAGGATAGCGCAAAGGAATCTGCGGATCTGGATCAGATTCTCACGGTCGACATGCTCGGTAACCTGCTCGCGGCACAGAATTTTTCCATGCCGGCAGGCTATGTCGGGGAAGGCGAGAACCGCTACATGGTGCGTGTGGGCGATAAGCTGGATTCCGTGGACGAATTAAAGCAGGTGGTTTTGATTGATCTTGGTCTGGACGGAATCGGGCCAGTCTGCCTTAGCGATGTGGCGGCAGTGGAACTGGTGAACAACGCCGGTGAGTCTTATTCCAAGGTAAACGGAAACCCCGCAATCATGCTTTCCATTGAAAAGCAGACCGGGTACTCGACCGGGGATGTGACAAAGCGGATCCAGCAGAAATTAAAGGCGATGGAGGCAGATAATCCCGCACTTCACACGGCGATCTTGATGAATCAGGGAATTTATATCGATATCATTGTGCAGTCGGTATTGGAAAATATGATCGTGGGCGCGCTGCTGTCCGTCATCGTGCTGATTCTGTTTTTAAAAGACATCCGGCCGACGCTCGTGATTGCATGCTCCATCCCGCTCAGTGTTATTTTTGCGGTGGTGTTGATGTATTTTTCAAATATTTCCTTAAACATTATCTCGTTGTCGGGACTGGCGCTTGGCATCGGTATGCTTGTGGATAACTCTATCGTGGTCATTGAGAACATCTATCGCCTGCGGAGCGAGGGATATTCCATCAAAAAGGCGGCGGTTGAGGGAGCCGGCGGCGTGACCGGAGCCATTATTGCATCGACCTTAACGACGGTGTGTGTGTTCGTTCCGATTGTGTTCACAGAGGGAATCACGAGGCAGCTGTTTGTGGACATCGCACTCACAATTACGTTTACATTGACAGCCAGCCTCATCGTGGCGCTGACGTTCGTGCCGATGATGGCGGCGGGACTACTTAAAAATCCCAAAGAGGTGCGGCACGCCTTCTTTGAAAAAGTGCAGCAGGGATATGCGAAGCTTTTGGAACTGGCACTCAGGTTCAAACCGGTCGTGTTCATCGGTGTGACTGTCCTGCTTGTGACGAGTGCGCTTGCCGCGTATTCCAGAGGATTTTCCTTTATGGATATGAATATGGAAACCGATCAGTTGACCGTGACAGTGGCGGCGAAGGAGGACGAAAAACTGACGTTTGAGGAACTCTGCGAGCGCGCGGATGAGGTGACGGAGAAGATTGCGGGCATTGACGGCGTGGAGACGATCGGAGCGATCGCCGGAGGAGACAGCGCCCTGATGTCCATGGGCGGCAGCAGTGACAGTGTGACGATGTATCTGCTTCTGGATGAGAATTCCTCCGTCACGGCGGGAGAGATCACGGCGCAGATTGCGGAGCTGACCAAAGATATGGACTGTCAGGTTGACACGGACAATTCGGCGTCGGATATGAGTTCCTTCCTCGGAAGCGGTATTACGGTGCAGATCAAGGGAAGTGACCTTGGCACCCTCCAGGAACTGGCAGGGAAAGTGGCCGGTGTGGTGGAAGCACAGGAAGGAACGGTGGATGTGGATGACGGGCTGGATAATACGACGCAGTCCTACACGATTCATGTCGACAAGGAAAAGGCAGCGGAATACGGCATGACAACAGCGCAGGTATTCCAGCTGGTCTATGCAAAATTGGCGTCCCAGACCGCGGTGACGGCGATCTCTGCCGGCGTGCAGGATTACGAGGTGTATGTAAGGAGCGAGGAGCAGGCGAATGTGACGCTCGACGATATTAAGAACCTCACGTTTTCCTACGAGGATAAGATGGCGCAGTTAAGCAGTACGGGTAGCAACGGGGAGAAAGAGACGGACGAAAAACTGTCGGAGGATACCAAGGATACAGGGGATGCCAAGGATATCGAAGACACAGAAGATACCGGGGATACCGGGGATACGGTAAAGGAGATTCCACTTACCGAGATTGCGACGTTTGAGGCTGGCAGCAGCTTAAACGCAGTGTCCAGGGATTCCCAGACGCGCTATATCAGCGTCACAGCAGGTGTGGATGACACACACAACGTCACGCTTGTCGCAAACGCACTGATGAAAGAACTGAATAAAATAGATCTGCCGGAAGGATACTCAATTGAGATGACGGGTGAGGATGAGATGATAGCAGATGCCATGCAGCAGTTGTACCTGATGCTGATTCTGGCGGTCGTATTTATCTATCTGATCATGGTGGCACAGTTCCAGTCATTCCTGTCTCCGTTCATCATCATGTTCACGATTCCGCTGGCGTTTACCGGAGGTCTGTTTGCCCTGTTTTTCACCGGAAATGAGATCAGTGTTGTCGCAATGATCGGATTCGTCATGCTTGCAGGAATTATCGTCAACAACGGTATCGTTATGGTGGATTACATCAACCAGCTCCGCAGGGGCGGCATGACGAAAAAAGAGGCGATCTTAAATTCAGCAAAGACGCGTCTGCGCCCGATCTTAATGACAGCGCTCACGACGATCCTGTCGATGTCCACGATGGCGCTCGGACTCGGTGACGGTTCGGAAATGATGCAGCCGATGGCAATTGTGACCGAGGGAGGCCTGATTTACGGTACGCTTCTGACCCTGTTTGTGGTTCCGTGTATCTATGACGCGTTCAACAGGGAGAAAAATATGGTGGAGGAAGAATTATAA
- a CDS encoding carbohydrate ABC transporter permease: MKKKSKAVRYNKWGYIFLLPFIIVYVIFQLIPMVTTIYNSFFENYLSGLTQIGPNFVGLANYKKLFSDGDIWVYAKNTMVMWIMCFIPQIFLSLLLGAWFSDVSLKLKGQRFFKTVMYLPNLIMASAFAMLFFTLFSDSGPINSLLMQIGFIDTPYKFLSNVGSTRGLVAFMNCLMWFGNTTILLMAGMMGIDTSLFEAAEVDGATSMQVFFKITLPLLRPILVYVLVTSLIGGLQLFDVPQILTNGTGDPMRSSMTLIMFLNKHLYSKNYGMAGALSVVLFFITGVLSLVVFKITGNDKRKG; the protein is encoded by the coding sequence ATGAAAAAGAAGTCAAAAGCCGTTCGGTATAATAAATGGGGCTATATCTTTTTACTTCCATTTATTATCGTGTATGTGATTTTTCAGTTGATTCCGATGGTAACAACCATTTACAACAGTTTCTTTGAGAATTATCTGTCGGGCCTGACACAGATCGGACCGAATTTTGTCGGACTTGCAAACTATAAAAAGCTGTTTTCAGACGGTGACATCTGGGTTTATGCCAAGAATACCATGGTGATGTGGATTATGTGTTTTATTCCGCAGATCTTCCTGTCACTGCTTTTGGGCGCATGGTTCTCGGATGTGAGCCTGAAATTAAAAGGACAGCGGTTCTTTAAGACAGTGATGTATCTGCCGAACCTGATTATGGCATCTGCATTTGCCATGTTGTTCTTCACATTGTTTTCTGACAGCGGTCCTATCAACTCACTGCTCATGCAGATTGGCTTTATCGATACACCTTACAAATTCCTTTCCAATGTTGGAAGCACAAGAGGACTGGTTGCATTCATGAATTGCCTGATGTGGTTCGGCAATACGACAATCCTTCTCATGGCAGGAATGATGGGAATTGATACCTCCCTCTTTGAGGCTGCCGAGGTAGACGGGGCGACTTCCATGCAGGTATTTTTCAAGATTACACTGCCGCTGCTGCGCCCGATCCTTGTATATGTACTTGTAACTTCCTTGATCGGTGGTCTCCAGCTGTTCGATGTGCCGCAGATTTTGACAAACGGAACCGGAGATCCGATGCGTTCCTCCATGACGCTGATTATGTTCTTGAATAAGCATCTGTACAGTAAGAACTATGGTATGGCGGGTGCGTTGTCAGTTGTATTGTTCTTCATCACCGGTGTATTAAGTCTTGTAGTATTTAAGATTACCGGCAATGACAAGAGAAAGGGGTGA